The Vibrio tasmaniensis genome includes a region encoding these proteins:
- a CDS encoding YeeE/YedE family protein, which yields MKSFSFTIVIGLVAGILFGSGMIISGMVDPNKVLGFLDITGDWDISLAFVMGGALLVFAPFYHLVIKKRAQAINGEPLDSSNNPLIDRKLILGSTAFGLGWGIAGFCPGPAVTSLSGGSPTVWLFVLSMLMGMWLAGRTNKTC from the coding sequence ATGAAAAGCTTTTCATTTACTATCGTTATTGGTTTGGTCGCAGGTATTCTTTTCGGCTCAGGCATGATCATTTCAGGCATGGTTGATCCTAACAAAGTACTTGGATTTTTAGATATTACGGGTGATTGGGACATCAGCTTGGCATTCGTCATGGGTGGCGCTTTGTTGGTCTTCGCTCCGTTTTATCATTTGGTTATTAAAAAGCGCGCTCAAGCCATCAATGGCGAACCTCTAGATAGCAGTAATAACCCACTAATAGATAGAAAGCTAATCTTAGGTTCAACCGCCTTTGGTTTAGGCTGGGGGATTGCAGGCTTTTGCCCAGGCCCTGCAGTAACCAGCCTTAGTGGGGGTAGCCCAACGGTATGGCTGTTCGTCTTAAGCATGCTGATGGGAATGTGGCTGGCGGGTCGTACGAACAAAACCTGTTAG
- a CDS encoding YeeE/YedE family protein, translating to MSLIPWDAFFGGMLLGASAIVLMLGIGRVAGISGIVSRLLPSTKNKRLESGSESSSETSIEKTEKHWRLAFVVGMVVSGWLLIPTGYQLPRLEEINVVVVIVAGLLVGFGTKVANGCTSGHGIVGMARLSKRSIVATCVFMGVAIVTVFIKNLIGLGA from the coding sequence ATGAGTTTAATACCTTGGGATGCGTTTTTTGGTGGCATGCTGCTAGGCGCGTCGGCAATTGTTTTGATGTTGGGAATCGGACGAGTAGCAGGTATTAGTGGAATCGTTAGCCGCTTATTACCGTCTACAAAGAATAAAAGATTAGAATCAGGATCTGAATCCAGCTCGGAAACTAGCATTGAGAAAACCGAGAAACATTGGCGACTTGCCTTTGTTGTCGGAATGGTTGTGAGCGGTTGGTTATTGATTCCGACTGGCTATCAACTTCCTCGGTTAGAAGAGATCAACGTAGTCGTGGTTATCGTTGCTGGCCTTTTGGTGGGATTCGGCACTAAGGTTGCGAATGGCTGTACTAGCGGCCATGGCATTGTCGGAATGGCTCGTTTATCTAAACGCTCTATTGTTGCGACCTGTGTATTTATGGGCGTGGCAATCGTAACTGTGTTTATAAAAAACCTGATTGGTTTGGGGGCGTAA